In methanogenic archaeon ISO4-H5, the following are encoded in one genomic region:
- a CDS encoding GNAT family acetyltransferase, with protein MTELSVRPVTEGTSVADFAGELYTEAFDRRMQVPLQSLFKVSALHKADFMAVFDDDIFIGFYYVYLHGDSAFLYYLAVTESMRCRGYGTEILDLIKDTYCPKRRIVLCTEAPLVDDKLVSSRYRRLGFYSRNGFIDTLYKFESVGIQYEVLYWGSNWEPENIQEILRSFRRSCGYRR; from the coding sequence ATGACAGAACTCTCTGTTCGTCCCGTCACCGAAGGCACTTCCGTCGCCGATTTCGCGGGGGAGCTCTACACCGAGGCTTTCGACCGCCGCATGCAGGTCCCTCTGCAGAGTCTTTTCAAAGTAAGCGCCCTTCATAAGGCGGATTTCATGGCGGTCTTCGATGACGACATCTTCATCGGTTTCTACTATGTCTACCTCCACGGGGATTCCGCATTCCTCTATTATCTCGCTGTGACTGAGAGCATGCGGTGCAGGGGATACGGAACGGAGATTCTCGATCTGATCAAGGATACCTACTGTCCCAAGCGCAGGATCGTCCTGTGCACGGAAGCCCCCCTCGTCGATGACAAACTCGTAAGTTCCAGATACCGCAGATTGGGATTCTACTCCCGCAACGGATTCATCGACACCCTGTACAAATTCGAATCCGTCGGCATACAGTACGAGGTCCTGTACTGGGGTTCCAACTGGGAACCTGAGAATATC